The Myotis daubentonii chromosome 9, mMyoDau2.1, whole genome shotgun sequence genome has a segment encoding these proteins:
- the CELF1 gene encoding CUGBP Elav-like family member 1 isoform X5 — MVVKFADTQKDKEQKRMAQQLQQQMQQISAASVWGNLAGLNTLGPQYLALYLQLLQQTASSGNLNTLSSLHPMGGLNAMQLQNLAALAAAASAAQSTPSGTNALTTSSSPLSVLTSSGSSPSSSSSNSVNPIASLGALQTLAGATAGLNVSSLAGMAALNGGLGSSGLSNGTGSTMEALTQAYSGIQQYAAAALPTLYNQNLLTQQSIGAAGSQKEGPEGANLFIYHLPQEFGDQDLLQMFMPFGNVVSAKVFIDKQTNLSKCFGFVSYDNPVSAQAAIQSMNGFQIGMKRLKVQLKRSKNDSKPY; from the exons ATGGTGGTAAAATTTGCTGATACACAGAAGGACAAAGAGCAGAAGAGAATGGCCCAGCAGCTTCAGCAGCAGATGCAGCAAATCAGCGCAGCATCTGTGTGGGGAAACCTTGCTGGTCTCAATACTCTTGGACCCCAGTATTTAGCA CTTTATTTGCAGCTCCTTCAGCAGACTGCCTCCTCTGGGAACCTCAACACCCTGAGCAGCCTCCATCCAATGGGAG GGTTAAATGCAATGCAGTTACAGAATTTGGCTGCCCTAGCTGCTGCTGCTAGTGCTGCTCAGAGCACACCGAGTGGTACCAACGCTCTCACTACATCCAGCAGTCCCCTCAGCGTACTCACCAGTTCAG GGTCTTCACCGAGCTCCAGCAGTAGCAACTCTGTCAACCCCATCGCCTCCCTTGGAGCCTTGCAGACATTAGCTGGAGCAACAGCAGGCCTCAATGTCAGCTCGTTGGCAG GAATGGCTGCTTTAAATGGTGGCCTGGGCAGCAGTGGCCTTTCCAATGGCACTGGGAGCACCATGGAGGCCCTCACGCAGGCCTACTCGGGGATCCAGCAGTATGCCGCTGCGGCGCTCCCCACTCTGTACAACCAGAATCTGTTGACACAGCAGAGTATTGGTGCTGCTGGAAGCCAGAAGGAAG GTCCAGAGGGAGCCAACCTGTTCATCTACCACCTGCCCCAGGAATTTGGAGATCAGGACCTGCTGCAGATGTTTATGCCCTTTGGGAATGTTGTGTCAGCCAAGGTTTTTATAGATAAGCAGACAAACCTGAGCAAGTGTTTTG GTTTTGTAAGTTACGACAATCCTGTTTCTGCTCAAGCTGCCATCCAGTCCATGAACGGCTTTCAGATTGGCATGAAGCGGCTTAAAGTGCAGCTCAAACGTTCGAAGAATGACAGCAAGCCCTACTGA